The proteins below are encoded in one region of Apium graveolens cultivar Ventura chromosome 4, ASM990537v1, whole genome shotgun sequence:
- the LOC141720294 gene encoding cell differentiation protein rcd1-like, whose amino-acid sequence MLNLPDSLYPDPIQGDNSVMSNGGAPANNNGPCDGASKAIDWPSASVEDLVVLLREPEHREKAISSLTHIKEVLSIYKSLTPEKLTMKDSSKVCDVLVLFEVISAPLISFSSVQIHCYLYPFLETEETSKPFQYLRLMSLGVIGGLLKEVGDPSTKVAVHCLLESGLFPLCLKSIEYGNELSQSTASWIMSRIMMQEQGLQYCCEPANRLCAIMKVFNDVIEKMQDEPSTTFLKNIIQCYVIMSDDPRTCVKNVSDQAPDSLRVVLCPLGRSGCCT is encoded by the exons ATGTTGAATCTCCCTGACTCTCTTTATCCTGATCCGATACAAGGTGACAACAGTGTTATGTCGAATGGTGGTGCACCTGCTAACAACAATGGTCCCTGTGATGGTGCTAGCAAAGCTATTGATTGGCCTTCTGCTAGTGTAGAGGACTTGGTTGTGTTGCTTCGAGAACCTGAGCATCGCGAAAAGGCCATTTCATCTCTTACTCACATTAAG GAAGTATTATCTATATACAAGTCATTAACACCTGAGAAACTTACTATGAAAGATTCAAGTAAAGTTTGTGATGTACTTGTTTTGTTTGAGGTCATTTCCGCTCCTTTAATTTCCTTTTCTAGTG TTCAGATACATTGTTACTTGTACCCTTTCTTGGAGACTGAAGAAACGAGCAAGCCATTCCAGTACCTAAGGCTAATGAGCTTGGGGGTCATTGGTGGTCTTCTGAAGGAG GTAGGCGACCCTTCGACAAAGGTTGCTGTTCACTGTTTGCTTGAATCAGGACTCTTCCCTTTGTGTTTAAAATCCATAGAATATGGAAACGAACTTTCACAATCA ACTGCATCTTGGATAATGTCAAGAATAATGATGCAAGAGCAGGGACTACAGTATTGCTGTGAGCCTGCAAACCGGTTGTGTGCAATCATGAAGGTTTTTAATGACGTAATTGAAAAGATGCAGGATGAACCGTCTACTACATTTTTGAAGAATATTATTCAATGTTATGTCATAATGTCCGATGATCCAAG AACTTGTGTAAAAAATGTCTCTGACCAAGCACCGGATAGCTTGAGAGTGGTTTTATGTCCGTTGGGGCGGTCTGGTTGTTGTACTTAA
- the LOC141720295 gene encoding cell differentiation protein rcd1-like: protein MPFTAGDEFDYPVGGLEEFGDEDDDEEDFMHTGGEAGHSSTAAILFSSYLGFWSETMLNLPDSLYPDPIQGDNSVMSNGGAPVNNNGPCDGASKAIDWPSASAEDLVVLLREPEHGEKAISSLTQIKKQGRIQDLALHIWRSISTVFLLLSEVLSIYKSLTPEKLTMKDSSKVCDVLVLFECLATHPQTKMQFLNVQIHCYLYPFLETEETSKPFQYLRLMSLGVIGGLLKEVGDPSTKAAVHCLLESGLFPLCLKSIEYGNELSQSTASWIMSRIMMQEQGLQYCCEPANRLCAIMKVFNDVIEKMQDEPSTTVLKNIIQCYVILSDDPSRGCLLLRSFIPPILTTAPYIEALRARPITLKNLQDLFQKLSMGCGPNAEVVGDVAGSSHLDR from the exons ATGCCCTTCACAGCTGGTGATGAATTTGACTATCCAGTTGGTGGTTTGGAGGagtttggggatgaagatgatgatgaagaagatttcATGCACACAGGGGGAGAAGCCGGCCATAGCTCAA CAGCAGCCATCTTGTTCAGTTCATATCTAGGGTTTTGGTCTGAAACAATGTTGAATCTCCCTGACTCTCTTTATCCTGATCCGATACAAGGTGACAACAGTGTTATGTCGAATGGTGGTGCACCTGTTAACAACAATGGTCCCTGTGATGGTGCTAGCAAAGCTATTGATTGGCCTTCTGCTAGTGCAGAGGACTTGGTTGTGTTACTTCGAGAACCTGAGCATGGCGAAAAGGCCATTTCATCTCTTACTCAGATTAAG AAACAGGGAAGAATTCAAGATTTGGCCCTCCACATTTGGCGGTCAATCAGTACGGTTTTCTTACTCCTATCG GAAGTATTATCTATATACAAGTCATTAACACCTGAGAAACTTACTATGAAAGATTCAAGTAAAGTTTGTGATGTACTTGTTTTGTTTGAG TGCTTGGCCACTCACCCTCAAACGAAGATGCAGTTCCTTAATG TTCAGATACATTGTTACTTGTACCCTTTCTTGGAGACTGAAGAAACGAGCAAGCCATTCCAGTACCTAAGGCTAATGAGCTTGGGGGTCATTGGTGGTCTTCTGAAGGAG GTAGGCGACCCTTCGACAAAGGCTGCTGTTCACTGTTTGCTTGAATCAGGACTCTTCCCTTTGTGTCTAAAATCCATAGAATATGGAAACGAACTTTCACAATCA ACTGCATCTTGGATAATGTCAAGAATAATGATGCAAGAGCAGGGACTACAGTATTGCTGTGAGCCTGCAAACCGGTTGTGTGCAATCATGAAGGTTTTTAATGACGTAATTGAAAAGATGCAGGATGAACCGTCTACTACAGTTTTGAAGAATATTATTCAATGTTATGTCATACTGTCCGATGATCCAAG CAGGGGTTGTCTCCTCTTGAGAAGCTTCATTCCGCCAATACTGACGACTGCCCCATATATTGAAGCCCTTCGT GCACGCCCTATAACCTTAAAAAATTTACAAGATTTGTTTCAGAAGCTATCGATGGGATGCGGGCCAAATGCAGAAGTAGTTGGTGATGTTGCAGGTTCCTCACATCTTGATCGCTAG